A DNA window from Daucus carota subsp. sativus chromosome 3, DH1 v3.0, whole genome shotgun sequence contains the following coding sequences:
- the LOC108211146 gene encoding tubulin beta-2 chain — translation MREILHIQGGQCGNQIGAKFWEVICAEHGIDSTGRYQGDSDLQLERINVYYNEASSQRYVPRAVLMDLEPGTMDSLRSGPYGQIFRPDNFVFGQSGAGNNWAKGHYTEGAELIDSVLDVVRKEAENCDCLQGFQVCHSLGGGTGSGMGTLLISKIREEYPDRMMLTFSVFPSPKVSDTVVEPYNATLSVHQLVENADECMVLDNEALYDICFRTLKLTTPSFGDLNHLISATMSGVTCCLRFPGQLNSDLRKLAVNLIPFPRLHFFMVGFAPLTSRGSQQYRSLSVPELTQQMWDSKNMMCAADPRHGRYLTASAMFRGKMSTKEVDEQMINVQNKNSSYFVEWIPNNVKSTVCDIPPTGLKMASTFIGNSTSIQEMFRRVSEQFTAMFRRKAFLHWYTGEGMDEMEFTEAESNMNDLVSEYQQYQDATADEEEYYEDEEEEEAQGM, via the exons ATGAGAGAGATCCTTCACATCCAAGGAGGCCAATGCGGCAACCAAATCGGAGCCAAGTTCTGGGAAGTCATCTGCGCCGAACACGGCATCGATTCCACCGGCCGTTACCAAGGCGACTCCGACTTACAACTCGAACGAATCAACGTCTACTACAACGAAGCCAGTTCTCAGCGTTACGTTCCCAGGGCTGTGCTCATGGATCTGGAGCCCGGCACTATGGATAGTCTCCGATCTGGGCCGTACGGGCAGATCTTCAGGCCTGATAACTTTGTGTTTGGTCAGTCTGGTGCTGGTAACAATTGGGCTAAAGGTCACTACACTGAAGGCGCTGAGTTGATTGATTCTGTTCTCGATGTTGTCCGGAAAGAAGCCGAGAATTGTGATTGTCTTCAAG GATTTCAGGTCTGTCATTCACTTGGAGGTGGAACAGGATCGGGGATGGGAACTCTACTGATTTCAAAGATCAGGGAGGAGTACCCTGACAGGATGATGCTTACGTTCTCTGTGTTCCCTTCGCCCAAGGTGTCCGATACTGTTGTGGAGCCCTACAATGCAACCCTTTCTGTTCATCAGTTGGTTGAAAATGCAGATGAGTGCATGGTTCTTGATAATGAAGCTCTTTATGACATTTGCTTTCGCACTCTTAAGCTCACTACACCTAGCT TTGGTGATCTTAACCATTTGATTTCGGCCACAATGTCTGGTGTGACATGCTGTTTAAGGTTCCCTGGTCAGCTGAACTCTGATCTTCGGAAGTTGGCTGTGAATCTTATCCCCTTCCCTAGGCTGCATTTCTTTATGGTTGGATTTGCGCCATTGACCTCTCGTGGTTCACAGCAGTATCGCTCATTGAGTGTGCCTGAGCTAACCCAGCAGATGTGGGACTCGAAGAACATGATGTGTGCAGCTGATCCTCGCCATGGTCGTTACTTGACAGCCTCTGCTATGTTCAGGGGAAAAATGAGCACAAAAGAGGTTGATGAGCAGATGATCAATGTCCAGAACAAAAATTCCTCTTACTTTGTTGAGTGGATTCCAAATAATGTCAAGTCAACTGTTTGTGACATACCACCCACTGGCTTGAAGATGGCATCTACTTTCATCGGGAACTCAACTTCTATCCAGGAAATGTTTAGGCGTGTGAGTGAACAGTTTACAGCTATGTTCAGGAGGAAAGCTTTCTTGCATTGGTATACTGGTGAGGGTATGGATGAGATGGAATTCACTGAAGCCGAAAGCAATATGAACGATCTTGTTTCGGAGTACCAGCAGTACCAAGATGCCACAGCTGATGAGGAAGAGTATTACGAAGACGAAGAGGAGGAAGAGGCACAAGGCATGTAA
- the LOC108213355 gene encoding probable L-type lectin-domain containing receptor kinase S.7: MAATSPLRYFILFSVLFLCFRSLAGESKSSFYFNNFSKDSNFKSQVDLYGDSKVVDGGLCLEISGSSVLGTGRIIYKDPFKLLEVKSESLVSFSTNFSFSLSQSYGNGLALFLVPVGSVGLLAERKVELFSVGFEMSMDVKDGRANGIDFGSFLSVKVSNVSSVKLVLNRGEKVQAWIDYEASSKRLEVRLSKLGQMKPVGPVLSYSIDMSLMWKEREVLVGLGLINGNSSQLCNVYSWGFSSRRVPHLMHSQPLDPEVHVIEKKAPVVHKRSDCVTKIFAALIFGTACGALGAFFALFVWTIFGGNGRAIVPEDYAVQPVKLEYKKFEVVVDKQMEGNKQ; this comes from the coding sequence ATGGCTGCAACTTCCCCTTTAAGGTACTTCATTCTCTTCTCTGTCCTGTTTCTTTGCTTTAGATCTCTAGCTGGTGAATCCAAGTCTTCATTTTACTTCAATAACTTCAgtaaagattcaaactttaaGTCCCAAGTTGATCTTTATGGGGATTCAAAGGTTGTGGATGGTGGGTTGTGTTTGGAAATCAGTGGTTCTTCTGTTCTTGGTACTGGGAGGATCATTTACAAGGACCCCTTTAAGCTTCTTGAAGTGAAAAGTGAGAGCTTGGTGTCTTTTTCCACAAATTTCTCATTTTCTTTGTCACAGTCTTATGGGAATGGTTTAGCATTGTTTCTGGTTCCAGTTGGGTCAGTTGGACTGTTGGCTGAGAGAAAAGTGGAATTGTTTAGTGTTGGATTTGAAATGTCTATGGATGTTAAGGATGGTCGTGCAAATGGTATTGATTTTGGTAGTTTTTTATCGGTGAAAGTGAGTAATGTTTCTTCGGTTAAGTTGGTGTTGAATAGAGGTGAGAAAGTGCAAGCTTGGATTGATTATGAAGCCAGTTCAAAGCGGTTAGAGGTCAGATTGAGTAAATTAGGCCAGATGAAGCCTGTTGGTCCGGTGCTTTCGTACTCGATTGATATGTCACTAATGTGGAAGGAGCGTGAGGTGCTTGTGGGATTAGGTTTGATAAATGGAAATTCTTCACAGTTGTGCAATGTGTATTCTTGGGGATTTAGTTCAAGGCGAGTTCCACATCTCATGCATTCACAACCTTTGGATCCCGAGGTTCATGTGATAGAGAAGAAAGCTCCGGTAGTTCACAAAAGAAGTGATTGTGTGACTAAAATCTTTGCTGCACTAATCTTTGGAACTGCGTGTGGCGCACTTGGAGCATTCTTTGCATTGTTTGTGTGGACAATATTTGGGGGAAACGGGCGTGCTATTGTTCCTGAAGATTATGCTGTCCAGCCTGTGAAACTTGAGTACAAAAAGTTTGAAGTTGTCGTAGATAAGCAAATGGAAGGTAACAAACAATAG